A genomic window from Chaetodon trifascialis isolate fChaTrf1 chromosome 22, fChaTrf1.hap1, whole genome shotgun sequence includes:
- the LOC139350851 gene encoding potassium voltage-gated channel subfamily A member 1: MEIALVSFENGGAKGSGGGGNAEESCRNALDVPTSGFVQTGLGEDYGKELNTRGSPPQHRHHHQQSPWKINDMNNTFSCSENAMDALLRADHSPHLFDEDMLDMDMDTESNERVLINIAGLRYETQLGTLNQFPDTLLGDPAKRIKYFDPLRNEYFFDRNRPSFDGILYFYQSGGKIRRPVNVSIDVFADEIRFYQLGEEAMERFREDEGFIKEEEKPLPQNEFQKQVWLIFEYPESSSPARGIAIVSVIVITISIITFCLETLPEFRDERELPVTSRLDNSTAPRPSLTFTDPFFIIETTCVIWFTFELFVRFFACPSKSEFSKTIMNIIDIMSIMPYFITVGTELAEQQGQEHQNGQQAMSLAILRVIRLVRVFRIFKLSRHSKGLQILGQTLKASMRELGLLIFFLFIGVILFSSAVYFAEADEPESHFSSIPDAFWWAVVTMTTVGYGDMRPVTVGGKIVGSLCAIAGVLTIALPVPVIVSNFNYFYHRETDQDQSSLKDEPNSGRASPELKRKGSKSSAKSQDVENNDGTASVEKANIKANSSMDFKRSLYAFCLDTRETDL; the protein is encoded by the coding sequence ATGGAGATAGCCTTGGTGAGCTTTGAGAACGGCGGCGCTAAAgggagcggcggcggcggcaaTGCCGAGGAGAGCTGCCGGAACGCGCTGGATGTCCCCACGTCGGGCTTCGTTCAAACCGGACTCGGAGAGGACTACGGAAAGGAGCTGAACACCCGGGGGAGTCCGCCTCAGCAtcgccatcatcatcagcagagcCCCTGGAAAATCAACGACATGAACAacactttcagctgcagcgAGAACGCCATGGATGCGCTTTTACGCGCGGACCACAGTCCCCATCTGTTCGATGAGGACATgctggacatggacatggacacgGAGAGCAACGAGAGGGTGCTCATCAACATAGCCGGGCTCAGGTACGAGACCCAGCTGGGGACCCTGAACCAGTTCCCTGACACTTTACTGGGAGACCCCGCCAAGAGGATAAAGTACTTCGACCCGCTCCGGAACGAGTACTTTTTCGACCGCAACAGGCCGAGTTTTGACgggattttgtatttttatcagTCCGGAGGGAAGATCCGGAGGCCTGTCAATGTGTCAATTGATGTGTTCGCGGATGAGATCAGGTTTTATCAGCTGGGGGAGGAGGCCATGGAGAGGTTCCGCGAGGATGAGGGCTTcatcaaagaggaggaaaagccgCTGCCTCAGAATGAGTTTCAGAAGCAAGTCTGGCTCATATTCGAGTATCCGGAGAGCTCCAGTCCCGCGCGGGGCATCGCCATCGTGTCCGTGATCGTCATCACCATATCCATCATCACCTTCTGCCTGGAGACGCTGCCAGAGTTCAGGGATGAGAGGGAGCTGCCGGTCACCAGCCGGCTGGACAACAGCACCGCGCCGCGGCCGTCCCTCACCTTCACCGACCCCTTCTTCATCATAGAGACCACATGCGTCATTTGGTTCACTTTCGAGCTGTTCGTGCGCTTCTTCGCGTGCCCCAGCAAGTCCGAGTTCTCCAAGACCATCATGAACATCATCGACATCATGTCCATCATGCCTTACTTCATCACAGTGGGCACGGAGCTGGCGGAGCAGCAGGGCCAGGAGCACCAGAACGGACAGCAGGCCATGTCGCTGGCCATCCTGAGGGTAATCCGCCTGGTCCGGGTCTTCAGGATCTTCAAGCTCTCCAGACACTCCAAGGGGCTGCAGATCCTGGGGCAGACTCTGAAAGCCAGTATGCGGGAGCTCggcctcctcatcttcttcctcttcatcggAGTCATCCTCTTCTCCAGCGCCGTGTACTTTGCAGAGGCGGACGAGCCCGAGTCTCACTTCTCCAGCATCCCCGATGCCTTCTGGTGGGCCGTGGTCACCATGACAACCGTCGGCTACGGCGACATGAGGCCGGTGACGGTCGGCGGGAAGATCGTGGGCTCCCTGTGCGCCATCGCCGGCGTGCTGACCATCGCGCTGCCGGTGCCCGTCATCGTGTCAAACTTCAACTACTTCTACCACAGAGAGACGGACCAGGACCAGTCCTCCCTGAAGGACGAGCCCAACAGCGGCCGAGCGAGTCCCGAACTGAAGCGCAAAGGGAGCAAATCATCAGCCAAGTCACAGGACGTGGAGAACAACGACGGGACGGCCTCGGTGGAGAAGGCGAATATCAAAGCCAACAGCAGCATGGACTTCAAGAGATCCCTTTACGCTTTCTGCCTGGACACACGGGAGACAGACCTGTAG